cttaactgctcggtctattatctgaataggctgactatcatagctgaggtcttcgcggatctgtaccgactggggctcaatcacctgggtggcatctggggtatgcttcttcagcatagagacataaaatacacactacaacaaaaatgttaaaagacaacacccctacgacaacggttttaagagaaagcgttgcgtatttgcttaaaaacaacggtttttgccaaaaccgttgtctttgaactccccattaaatataaaagacaacggttttgggaaaactgttgtcattgagtgaTTTCTTTTTGAatcgacaacactttttacaacggttttatgaatccgttgtctttaagcgcttttttagcgtctacgacaacggttttaataaaaccgttgtctttgactttactCGTTTCGTCATTTCCCCCTCgcagttttgctttccctctctccGCAAATCTTTTCGGCGCCTTCTTTTCCCCTTCGCGCTCTCAAACctaagtcatttttctttcctctcctcatacaatctcttcacgccatccTGTCGAtcgctggatcttcctccacgacgaAGCGAGCACCTCCCTTGGCTCGCTTTCTTCTTCCTGTCAGAATCGAATAGTTGCATCCGACCAAACAAACCACATCCATCATAAGGTCAAGGTACAGGGTGAATCGGAAGTGATGAGGCGGAAGAAGATGGTGGTGTTGCTCCTTTCGTTCCTATTTTTCTCGGTGTTTTGTTGCGTATCTGCTGCATCCCTAGCTAGTGAGCGtggattttgatgtttgtgtGTGTGTGCGCGAGTGTGAGGGAGGGGAGAGGTTGTGGGTTTCATGGGTTCCCTGTTGAGCTTTGATCATTctgttttactttttttttagggCTGGTAAGCGTGTTGTTCTTCAACCTCTTTTCTGCCCTTCTGCGGCGGCTTTGGTCGGCGACGTTAGATTCGAGGATTGGTAAGACTCGAAGAttgatttctctctctctctctcttctttttGTTTAGTTGATTTGGTGTTTTGGATTAATCAGCGATCTTGAGCCCCTCGATTGTGAGGATTGAGAGTGGATCTGGCATCGAGACTATTTCCGATGGGAGTAAGGATGGAATCGAGCCGTTCTCGGTCGAAGTCACGCCGGGAGGGGAGCTTCTAGTACTGGATTCCAAGAACAGTAACATCTACAAGGTTTCTTTGCCCTTGTCTAAATGTGAGTGTGTTTATCCTCTCATAAAGATCGAAGTGTCCATTTGCATGAGATTGATACTCAAGACTCAAAAATAATCTCCAGACAAATTTTGTCAAAGACCAAATTTTACATGTTCAAATTACACTCTTCAATTCTTCTCCACATTCCTTGTTGATTAGTTTAATTATCACACAAACTTTTCTTCCAACTAAAACTTCATAAACTGGGACACTGAAAAGCTGCATTTGCCAATTTTATCTGCCTAATGTTATCTCAAGGTTAGGAGGTGCCCTCCCTCCATCAGCTGCAACAGGAAAAGGATTGATGTTTGGTTGATCTTCCATCTGCAAGGAATTGCTAAGATCAGTGAGTTTAATTTCTTCCTTAAAAattctttcattttatttattttgagtagaatgaaaaattgaaatttttgacAGCAACAGGGACCTGGCTGTCACTGTGCAGCAAATGATCCCCTCTGAAGTAAGGATATGATAATGCATTATTTAGTCTGATTGATGGGTTCCAAGCAGTCCTCTCCAAAGATGGACGCAACCCACTGCTGACAATAAATAACAAGACAAAGTTTACTCATCATGATAATAATGCTATCTATCTATGGCACTCATTCGGTCATAATCAACCTTGAAGAGTTGGACAGTGGTGGTGGTGTTGTTGTTGGTAAGGCATAGCAATGGGTGCTGATCTGATCATATTGCCCCTGCAATAGTACTCCTCCCTCCACTTCTTCTGCTTCCACCTCTCTTCCACTCCACTGAGAAGCAGCATTATTCATCCCCATTTCAGCACCTCGACCATTCCCTGAACCAAACATTTTTCTTAAGATATCAGGCATATAGAGGAGTACTGAGGAAACAGCAGTGGTTAGATCCATCCAAATATATACCTCCTTGTCCTTCTCTGTCAGTGCTCTTCACTGTTCTATACATCTGCAGTGTAGAAACTTGATCAACTATTTTGTAGTTAGTTAATACTCCAATATATACCTGAACCATTTTGTACCTGGAGATGGCTCTTGACGTGTGCTAGGGTTAGATCCTTAACGTTCATGAGTTCAAGAACCGTTTAgttgatacttgtttgattttgtcTGATATGAGATTGATATCTTGACAGTGGAATATTTGAGTGTTCTTAAAGTTACTGGATGTGAAGCCAAGTGATGGTCTAGAGGAGCAGCCTAAGTTGTTCTGAAAAATATCAGCAATAGTTGCTGGTTGGTGATGATGGTTTCACTGTTCTGATACCATGACGATCCAATTTTGTGATTGTCTTCCATTAGAAAGGGGCCAAAGAAGATAACTACTAATAAGTAACACGATGTGTTTGATTCCAGAATTTCTATGCTGATGTTGGCACTTTGAATATGACATtgtatttttaatcttttaatttagttaatcttTTAAGCATTTGTTCCAGATACATTCTTGAATATGATTGTTCTAAATGCGCTCTTATTGTGGTTTGTTGAATAACTAAATCTCTTTGATATTATCATTGACTTCCACTGTGAATTTTTTGGATAGACAACAGGCCTAAGCTTGTTGCTGGTTCAGCTAAAGGTTAGAGCGGTCATGTTGATGGCAAACCACGTGAAGCAAGGATGAACCATCCAACAGGGCTCACAGTCGATAGCAAGGGTAACATTTATGTTGTTGACACAAAGAACAAAGCAATTAGGAAAATCGTTGATGACCTAAGCATGTCATTTTGTAACTACAAATCTTGTAACTTTGTGAGCTCAAGTTCATCAAATTTGTTATTGTTCTATTCTGTGCAATCAAAACGGTCCTTATTTATCAATCATGTTTTAATCACTTTCTACATGCCAGGTAGCGTGTATTCTAATGTTCAAGCTTCAGCAAGATGATTTCCCAGTGGATACTCATGTGTGCTCTTTTAACTAATCTCAAATTCTAGCAAAGTATCAACTAATATATGAAGAACCATGGTACTTTTGCAGGTTTTTAGGATAATGAGGGACATTGGTTGGATCCCCATTAAAGAAAACAAAGAGCAAGCATATATCCACCTCAATAATAGAATACCTAATCATTTGAAGGTTGACCTGAATTATCTTCTTGTAACTCATGGAAGATTTTTGTCACAGGTGTTCTGTTAGAAGAGGTAATTAGAACACGGGAGATGGTCCATAGGTTTCCTGCCCTCTCACTCAGTACTGTAAGAATACAACGAAATAAGCTAATCATTTCCAGCTTGCATCTCTATAAATCTACATCACCTGCTATCTTTCCCATAATTATTATGAGTGAAGCACTGAAGCTACTGTAGTTTATCCTTATGTTGGTTGCAACTTCTGCCTTCTTTAATTGCCTGAGCTGTAACACATTGAACTCTACCTAGTCTGTACATCTGCTTGTTATAGTTGGGCCTCATTGGTCATCTCTTAGGGTGCTTGAATAGTCTTTGACCTAAATGAAAGTTACTGAAGATGAACTCATGAAACTGTACTATGATAATTAGCTATCTTGAAATATTGCTTTAAATATAGCGCTCCATGAATACATTTAACATACTGAAGTTGGTTGTCCCTTTGTGAGTTTAATATCCATGAATACATTTAACATACATTTAACAATCGAGTTTAATATTCTTGAAAATTTTCTGTTCAACTCTTATTCATTGGCTTGTCTTTGTCTATCATAGAGCTTAGCAACTAACTCATAGGCAATCCTTTGCTTTTGGTTCTAAAGAAGATATTTTCTGATATTATCAACATTGTTAATACTTGCTTACATCACTACCCACTCATtatattctctttttttttcgaCCAAAATTAGGTTGTGTACCTTTAAGTCACTCTCTTATCATCTGCATTTATAATATTCATACTTCTTTTCCTCTTTGATTCACACTCATGTGTGTGATTATGCAAATAGCTACATAAGTACTATTATTTCTCTAACTTTACTAGGTACGAGGCCAATCAACCTGTCGTAGTAGACCAGTACTTCAAGATGTTAAGCATGGTAAGCAAAAAACAAGTTTCTTTCCCATTTTTGTTTTATATTGAATTGGTAGGACAAAGTTGTGGAGCTACACAAATGCATCTCTAGCTTTCCACCTTTTAAGATTTCAAGTGATATGCTCTCTTATTCTCACGTTTATTTGCAAACAAAGTTGAATTTTCTGTTAAGTGGTACTAATCTTGTCCTCCTTTTGTTATTAGTATTTTTCCACTTTGTTTATTGAAACACTGAAACTTCCAAAGCATGCTATCATgtagaagaaaaatataaaacaaaagttgcatccacttggtgatgctctttgtattttgattttttttttcctttggttGACTCTAGCAATGCATTTGCTGTGGAGAAACATTAATTTATTGATGAGAAAAGTCATGTCAGCTTAGTATAAGGATGAGTTTTTTCCAACATTGACTCTTCATCCAATATCCCTACTGAAGAAATGGAAACTGGTGTGGCAGCACAAGGTTCTGGTTCTAGGGAGTTGAAAGCCAACTCTCTCTATCTagacaaaggagaagagaaaaagatTCGCTTGTGTGGCTTTGAGTTCGATCCAAATTGGGATGGGGAGAGTGGAAACAAGGAGGATGGTAATTTTTGAGTTCCAAGAATAGTTTAACAATTTTGTTACTGATTATACGTCTATTAAATGCTACtacattttgatattttctttctTAAGTACTTAGAAAATGATACTATACTAATTTTGGATGAGAAGAGAAGAAACCTTCTTGTTTTCTCTGGTTACAGTTCATGCAGTTATTACAATTCTCTTTTCTGTTATATTTTAAGAGAGACTTAGATGACATCTTGATAGGTTCCTCAGGCATCAGAACTTCCCTAGCAAAAGTCTGAGTTCTCTATTTTTACTTATTAGCATTGTTcatttttctcttgcaggtctgCCAATTCGTGAGGcggcttgagttttttttatgcaagaagtgagctttgttagatgtagcttgccttgctattttgtaaattaaaatccatatggagaacagcaaagggaaaacatgtgatttagtgtatatggagagtaatggaaaacatatgtattttgatgagtaacaactcattttgtatatttttgtatatgtggctacaagacgaattatatatggatgtttattttagatttaatgtagtaaatatttagttttgtattggtggtttgcttatagtaaaataagattggttgtttggtattaatgaacattaaagacaacatgtaaaaatgttgtaaaaactaggtaaaccacaacgaaatttttttgtaaaaagtgataaaagacaacggttttatccgttgtaaaatatattaaaactattgttaaaaaaacaaaacatgccaaatattatctaccacaacagtttatatctgttgtaaaacgtatctaccacaacgatttatttctgttgttgaaattatctaccacaacggttttaaaacgttgtcgtatccttcgtagccaaattttggacatataaacaacaacggataaaaaccgttgtcaaatgtctacaaagacaacggattcaaaaccgttgtcgtagggcaatacattctacaacaccctcagttacaacggtttttttaccctacgacaacggataatatccgttgtcgtttgcagtttttgttgtagtgacattgtggacagctgacatttcctggggtagctctgactcatatgctaccttgcccactcttctgatgaggtatggtcccacatatctaggacttagcttgcccttcttcccaaaacgcattactcccttcatgggggctactctgaggaatactgaattcccaactgaaaactctaaaggtctgcaccgtgtatcagcatagcttttctggcggctctgagctgtctctatcctctggcggatctgctgtatagctgttgtggtatctgccactagatctgtctgaagttctagttctttctgttcaccactctcgtaccagtagattggagatctacacctccgcccatagagagcctcataaggtgccataccaatagtggcctgatagctgttgttgtatgcaaattctgctaaactcagatatttgcaccaacttcccttgaaatttagggcacatgctcggagcatatcttcgagtacctgatttactcgctccgtctgtccatctgtctgaggatggaaggttgtgctaaacttcaacttcgtgcccaaagttgACTGTACAcattcccagaagtgtgatgtgaatctgctatctctgtctgatataatggttcgtgggactccatgtaacctaattatctccttgagatacaactgtgctagctgttccatagagtaggatatcctgatagctaagaagtgggctgatttggtcaatctgtcgactattacccagatggtatcaaaaccattcgtggttctgggtaatcccactatgaaatccatggaaatatcctcccacttccattctggtatctgtatgggctgcaaaactccccctggtctctgatgttctgccttaaccctctgataggttaggcaggtgctgacgtatcgagcgatgtctctcttcatcccaggccaccaaaaacgtttcttcaagtcctgatacattttggtggagccaggatgcatcgcatagggagtcttgtgagcctcatctaaaatctttcttcgtagttcctcctgatctggaatgcataatctgtcaccaaaatataataccccgctgtctgatattctgaactctccaccttctgattctgctaaaccttgcttgattctctgaatttcaggatcctgctcctgagctgtctggatgtcatcgagcaaggtagactctaatgtcatagtagagagctgtccgactatgagatcgagaccgaaatctgagatctccttctgtaggggcggtgacatggctgctagagataatatggtagcgctggactttctactgagggcgtctgctaccctattcgcttttcctgggcgatagaggatatctatgtcgtagtctttgaccagtt
The genomic region above belongs to Zingiber officinale cultivar Zhangliang chromosome 11A, Zo_v1.1, whole genome shotgun sequence and contains:
- the LOC122031107 gene encoding transcription repressor KAN1-like, whose protein sequence is MNVKDLTLAHVKSHLQMYRTVKSTDREGQGGNGRGAEMGMNNAASQWSGREVEAEEVEGGVLLQGQYDQISTHCYALPTTTPPPLSNSSRLIMTE